Proteins co-encoded in one Hymenobacter swuensis DY53 genomic window:
- a CDS encoding PadR family transcriptional regulator produces MKVENTQVQMRKGILEFCILEIIARGEVYASDMLEELTSARMIVVEGTLYPLLTRLKNAGLLDYTWKESTSGPPRKYYTLTPDGLEFLHQLRLTWEEVQDSIRIIRQKPHAPAAATPAPLTVAPPDAPSPPDALL; encoded by the coding sequence ATGAAAGTCGAGAACACCCAAGTGCAGATGCGGAAGGGCATCCTGGAGTTCTGCATTCTGGAAATCATTGCCCGCGGGGAGGTGTATGCGTCTGATATGCTCGAAGAGCTCACCTCCGCCCGCATGATTGTGGTGGAAGGCACGCTCTACCCGCTGCTGACGCGCCTCAAGAACGCGGGCCTGCTGGACTACACCTGGAAGGAATCCACCTCCGGCCCGCCCCGCAAGTACTACACCCTCACCCCCGACGGTCTGGAGTTTCTGCACCAGCTGCGCCTGACCTGGGAAGAAGTCCAGGACTCCATCCGCATCATCCGCCAGAAACCCCACGCCCCGGCCGCCGCCACGCCGGCCCCGCTCACGGTAGCCCCGCCGGATGCGCCCTCTCCCCCTGACGCGCTGCTGTAA